One Streptomyces sp. RPA4-2 genomic window carries:
- a CDS encoding MFS transporter yields the protein MTTDHPAAARTKDRAPDADADGAAADPRRWRLLVFVALAQFMVLLDTTVVNLALPAVQNDLGAGPTAIEWVLTSYILCFGGLMLLGGRTADRWGRRRTFLLGALLFTAASLLCGLAGDAGLLIAARALQGCGAAFLSPAAMSLVTTTFPRGRERTTALAVWAALAGLGGTLGVIAGGLITDSLSWRWIFYINLPFGAVAVAGVLLLSRGRPDTAVRGSRPDLAGAATVTAGLAALVYAIVNIQDHGAASPPYVLAPAAAALALLAAFVLIERRAADPLMPLHLFATRSLATAGLGRVLTSAVQASVLFLCSYYLQRTLGYSTLKSGFAFLPLGIVAILVTAPATRVMHRGPPPRLPGKRLLPAGPAPAHPGPLRRQLPAAPAARPAHPGRLHAVLRHPRQRARRLRHPAPPAGHRLRRPGRRLPGRRLAGRRHRRHQRPDPHHQRTHRPHRPRPGLAGRPPPGLLDRRLSIGVLNLLTAYFGLPRHRTTPAGTRTA from the coding sequence ATGACCACCGACCACCCCGCCGCCGCCCGCACCAAGGACCGCGCACCCGACGCCGACGCCGACGGCGCCGCGGCCGACCCGCGCCGCTGGCGCCTGCTCGTCTTCGTCGCCCTCGCCCAGTTCATGGTGCTCCTGGACACCACCGTGGTGAACCTCGCCCTGCCCGCCGTCCAGAACGACCTCGGCGCCGGCCCCACCGCCATCGAATGGGTGCTGACCTCCTACATCCTGTGCTTCGGCGGCCTCATGCTGCTCGGCGGCCGCACCGCCGACCGCTGGGGCAGGCGCCGCACCTTCCTGCTCGGCGCCCTGCTGTTCACCGCCGCCTCCCTGCTGTGCGGCCTGGCCGGCGACGCCGGCCTGCTCATCGCCGCCCGCGCCCTGCAGGGCTGCGGCGCCGCCTTCCTCTCACCCGCCGCGATGTCCCTGGTCACCACCACCTTCCCGCGCGGCCGCGAACGCACCACCGCACTCGCCGTCTGGGCCGCCCTGGCCGGCCTCGGCGGCACCCTCGGCGTCATCGCCGGCGGCCTGATCACCGACAGCCTCAGCTGGCGCTGGATCTTCTACATCAACCTCCCCTTCGGCGCCGTCGCCGTCGCCGGCGTCCTGCTGCTCTCCCGCGGCCGCCCCGACACCGCCGTCCGCGGCTCCCGCCCCGACCTGGCCGGCGCCGCCACCGTCACCGCGGGCCTGGCCGCCCTCGTCTACGCCATCGTCAACATCCAGGACCACGGCGCCGCCTCCCCGCCCTACGTCCTCGCCCCGGCCGCCGCCGCCCTCGCCCTGCTGGCCGCGTTCGTCCTCATCGAACGCCGCGCCGCCGACCCGCTGATGCCGCTGCACCTGTTCGCCACCCGCTCCCTGGCCACCGCCGGCCTCGGCCGCGTCCTGACCAGCGCCGTCCAGGCCTCCGTCCTCTTCCTGTGCAGCTACTACCTGCAACGCACCCTGGGCTACTCCACCCTCAAGTCCGGCTTCGCGTTCCTGCCCCTGGGCATCGTCGCCATCCTGGTCACGGCCCCCGCCACCCGCGTCATGCACCGCGGCCCCCCGCCCCGTCTACCTGGTAAGCGCTTACTCCCTGCTGGGCCTGCTCCTGCTCACCCAGGCCCCCTCCGACGGCAACTACCTGCTGCACCTGCTGCCCGCCCTGCTCATCCTGGGCGCCTCCATGCAGTGCTGCGGCATCCCCGTCAACGTGCACGGCGTCTCCGACATCCCGCCCCACCAGCAGGGCATCGCCTCCGGCGTCCTGGTCGCCGCCTTCCAGGTCGGCGCCTCGCTGGGCGTCGCCACCGTCGCCACCAGCGCCCTGACCCGCACCACCAGCGAACTCACCGCCCACACCGCCCCCGCCCTGGCCTGGCTGGACGGCCTCCACCTGGGCTTCTGGATCGCCGCCTAAGCATCGGCGTCCTCAACCTCCTCACCGCCTACTTCGGACTGCCCCGCCACCGCACCACCCCCGCCGGCACCCGCACCGCCTGA
- a CDS encoding thermostable hemolysin: MRITLSERGTPDWQTAADLARLVFAKQYRASITPDPDGFLAFFEDTADGQEEVLACAGLSFPEEETILLERYLDAPVEDVITQAVGTPVKRSQVLQIGSIASVRAAAGAEIIKAIPLIMACLGRPYAVMTMTGRLAALMQRLGCVFHPLADASPERLPLDERASWGTYYDTRPVVGYAEAAEQSTLLLAAIGRYCFTSVDMRLLSNRPDRQGVLTRAA, from the coding sequence ATGAGAATCACCCTGTCCGAGCGCGGCACCCCGGACTGGCAGACCGCCGCGGACCTGGCCCGGCTGGTGTTCGCCAAGCAGTACCGGGCCAGCATCACCCCCGACCCGGACGGCTTCCTCGCCTTCTTCGAGGACACCGCCGACGGCCAGGAGGAAGTCCTCGCCTGCGCCGGCCTGTCCTTCCCCGAGGAAGAGACCATCCTGCTGGAACGCTATCTCGACGCTCCCGTCGAAGACGTCATCACCCAGGCCGTCGGCACCCCCGTCAAACGCTCCCAGGTCCTGCAGATCGGCTCCATCGCCTCCGTACGGGCCGCCGCCGGCGCCGAGATCATCAAAGCGATCCCGCTGATCATGGCCTGCCTGGGCCGCCCCTACGCCGTCATGACGATGACCGGCCGGCTCGCCGCGCTCATGCAGCGCCTCGGCTGCGTCTTCCACCCCCTCGCCGACGCCTCGCCCGAACGCCTGCCCCTGGACGAACGCGCCTCCTGGGGCACCTACTACGACACCCGGCCCGTCGTCGGCTACGCCGAGGCCGCCGAACAGTCCACCCTGCTGCTGGCCGCCATCGGCCGCTACTGCTTCACCTCGGTCGACATGCGGCTGCTGAGCAACCGCCCGGACCGGCAGGGGGTGCTGACCCGTGCCGCCTGA
- a CDS encoding cupin domain-containing protein codes for MARPGDTLRLGKDTLTFLTTAAETDGAYVEVAVEYAPAVIKPPQHYHPRQTEHMRLESGRLHLQLDGTLHEYDQGADFHIPPGAVHSMWNPGPETTRVIWRTTPAYQTETVFETLWGLTNEGKLRPDGTPRLQMPLLALAFRDEYRVVTGRPFPPRHGPVPAARPARPGLRLPPHLPPAPGHPPACSPLPDSPSPPAPGQAVRAGNEGRASAPP; via the coding sequence ATGGCCCGCCCCGGAGACACCCTGCGCCTCGGAAAAGACACCCTCACCTTCCTGACCACCGCCGCCGAGACCGACGGCGCCTACGTCGAGGTCGCCGTCGAATACGCGCCCGCCGTCATCAAACCGCCCCAGCACTACCACCCCCGCCAGACCGAACACATGCGCCTGGAAAGCGGCCGCCTCCACCTCCAGCTCGACGGCACCCTCCACGAGTACGACCAGGGCGCCGACTTCCACATCCCCCCGGGCGCCGTCCACTCCATGTGGAACCCCGGCCCCGAGACCACCCGGGTCATCTGGCGCACCACCCCCGCCTACCAGACCGAAACCGTCTTCGAGACCCTGTGGGGACTGACCAACGAAGGTAAGCTGCGCCCCGACGGCACCCCCCGCCTGCAGATGCCGCTGCTCGCCCTCGCCTTCCGCGACGAGTACCGCGTCGTCACCGGCCGCCCCTTCCCCCCTCGACATGGGCCTGTGCCTGCTGCTCGCCCCGCTCGGCCTGGCCTGCGGCTACCGCCCCACCTACCGCCCGCCCCAGGACACCCCCCCGCCTGCAGCCCACTGCCTGACAGCCCGTCACCACCCGCCCCGGGCCAGGCGGTTCGAGCCGGAAACGAGGGCCGAGCGAGCGCGCCGCCCTAG
- a CDS encoding AMP-binding protein: MDALLTSLRTRTRPAIFERYLSIVPLSLLIEQVAGLYMPFLAGGSVSFLPPGTALVGTAADAAPRMLTLLRQARPTALVVPPTVAGLFLALCDQQPAESVTERHRRIFGHDGPVFIACGGAPVPPEILQRLHAHGLTVHEGYGLSENSSVVSWNFPGEVRFGTVGRPLDHVHAELADDGELLIRSTSLFAGYTREDPSSVVVDDQGRLHTGDLAEIDDDGYLRITGRKKNLVITAGGRNVAPEWVEARYRELGFIREAAVIADGLDDVHGLFVIDAALDPDTARSRITEFGRRKLSGIERAAVVHLMSEDDPAYATCFTVTGRPRRDVIRHHVLTRTPAAAPQQTKEKA; this comes from the coding sequence CTGGACGCACTGCTCACCTCGCTGCGCACCCGCACCCGCCCGGCGATCTTCGAGCGGTACCTGTCGATCGTCCCCCTCAGCCTGCTCATCGAACAGGTCGCCGGCCTCTACATGCCCTTCCTGGCCGGCGGTTCGGTGTCCTTCCTGCCCCCCGGCACCGCCCTGGTCGGCACCGCCGCCGACGCCGCACCGCGCATGCTCACCCTGCTGCGCCAGGCCCGCCCCACCGCCCTGGTCGTCCCGCCCACCGTCGCCGGCCTCTTCCTCGCCCTGTGCGACCAGCAGCCCGCCGAGAGCGTCACCGAACGCCACCGGCGGATCTTCGGACACGACGGCCCCGTCTTCATCGCCTGCGGCGGCGCCCCCGTCCCGCCCGAGATCCTCCAGCGCCTGCACGCCCACGGACTGACCGTCCACGAGGGCTACGGACTGAGCGAGAACTCCTCCGTGGTGTCCTGGAACTTCCCCGGCGAAGTCCGCTTCGGCACCGTCGGCCGCCCCCTGGACCACGTGCACGCCGAACTCGCCGACGACGGCGAACTCCTCATCCGCAGCACCTCCCTGTTCGCCGGCTACACCCGCGAGGACCCCTCCAGCGTCGTCGTCGACGACCAGGGCCGCCTGCACACCGGCGACCTCGCCGAGATCGACGACGACGGCTACCTGCGCATCACCGGACGCAAGAAGAACCTCGTCATCACCGCCGGCGGCCGCAACGTCGCCCCCGAATGGGTCGAGGCCCGCTACCGCGAACTCGGCTTCATCCGCGAGGCCGCCGTCATCGCCGACGGCCTCGACGACGTGCACGGCCTGTTCGTCATCGACGCCGCCCTCGACCCCGACACCGCCCGCAGCCGCATCACCGAATTCGGCCGGCGCAAACTCTCCGGCATCGAACGCGCCGCCGTCGTCCACCTCATGTCCGAGGACGACCCCGCCTACGCCACCTGCTTCACCGTCACCGGCCGCCCCCGCCGCGACGTCATCCGCCACCACGTCCTCACCCGGACCCCCGCCGCGGCACCCCAGCAGACCAAGGAGAAGGCATGA
- a CDS encoding TauD/TfdA family dioxygenase, with protein MRYSFRTPAASTPTVFGPRPSFANSILGPSFNYEKPTITFADTTELPAPLLAEVEEVTARLTENLDWQDGDAAVIDNTRVMHGRRAITDPDRTIYNALSYIEAPAA; from the coding sequence GTGCGCTACTCCTTCCGCACCCCCGCCGCTTCTACCCCCACCGTCTTCGGCCCCCGCCCCTCCTTCGCCAACAGCATCCTGGGCCCCTCCTTCAACTACGAGAAGCCCACCATCACCTTCGCCGACACCACCGAACTGCCCGCACCCCTGCTCGCCGAGGTCGAAGAGGTCACCGCCCGCCTCACCGAGAACCTCGACTGGCAGGACGGCGACGCCGCCGTCATCGACAACACCCGCGTCATGCACGGCCGGCGCGCCATCACCGACCCCGACCGCACCATCTACAACGCCCTCAGCTACATCGAAGCACCCGCCGCCTGA